The following proteins are co-located in the Bos indicus isolate NIAB-ARS_2022 breed Sahiwal x Tharparkar chromosome 8, NIAB-ARS_B.indTharparkar_mat_pri_1.0, whole genome shotgun sequence genome:
- the NCBP1 gene encoding nuclear cap-binding protein subunit 1 isoform X1, producing MSRRRHSDENDGGQPHKRRKTSDANETEDHLESLICKVGEKSACSLESNLEGLAGVLEADLPNYKSKILRLLCTVARLLPEKLTIYTTLVGLLNARNYNFGGEFVEAMIRQLKESLKSNNYNEAVYLVRFLSDLVNCHVIAAPSMVAMFENFVSVTQEEDVPQVRRDWYVYAFLSSLPWVGKELYEKKDAEMDRIFASTENYLKRRQKTHVPMLQVWTAEKPHPQEEYLDCLWAQIQKLKKDRWQERHILRPYLAFDSILCEALQHNLPPFTPPPHTEDSVYPMPRVIFRMFDYTDDPEGPVMPGSHSVERFVIEENLHCIIKSHWKERKTCAAQLVSYPGKNKIPLNYHIVEVIFAELFQLPAPPHIDVMYTTLLIELCKLQPGSLPQVLAQATEMLYMRLDTMNTTCVDRFINWFSHHLSNFQFRWSWEDWSDCLTQDPESPKPKFVREVLEKCMRLSYHQRILDFVPPTFSALCPANPTCIYKYGDESSNSLPGHSVALCLAVAFKSKATNDEIFSILKDVPNPNQDDDDDEGFSFNPLKIEVFVQTLLHLAAKSFSHSFSALAKFHEVFKTLAESDEGKLHVLRVMFEVWRNHPQMIAVLVDKMIRTQIVDCAAVANWIFSSELSRDFTRLFVWEILHSTIRKMNKHVLKIQKELEEAKEKLARQHKRRSDDDDRSSDRKDGALEEQIERLQEKVESAQSEQKNLFLVIFQRFIMILTEHLVRCETDGTSVLTPWYKNCIERLQQIFLQHHQIIQQYMVTLENLLFTAELDPHILAVFQQFCALQA from the exons ATGTCGCGGCGGCGGCACAGCGACGAGAACGATG GGGGACAACCTCACAAAAGGAGAAAGACCTCTGATGCAAATGAAACTGAAGATCACTTGGAATCTTTAATATGCAAAGTAGGAGAAAAG AGTGCCTGCTCTTTGGAGAGCAACCTAGAAGGCTTGGCTGGTGTTTTGGAAGCTGATCTTCCTAACTACAAGAGCAAGATCTTAAGGCTTCTTTGTACAGT TGCACGTCTGTTACCTGAGAAGTTGACCATTTATACAACATTAGTTGGACTACTGAATGCCAGGAATTACAACTTTGGTGGAGAATTTGTAGAAGCCATGATTCGCCAACTGAAAGAATCATTGAAATCAAACAATTATAATGAAGCTGTATATTTG GTCCGTTTTCTATCTGATCTTGTGAATTGTCATGTCATTGCTGCCCCATCAATGGTTgctatgtttgaaaattttgtaAGTGTAACTCAGGAAGAAGATGTGCCTCAG GTGCGGCGGGATTGGTACGTGTATGCGTTTCTGTCGTCCttgccctgggttggaaaggaaTTGTATGAAAAGAAAGATGCAGAGATGGACCGAATCTTTGCCAGCACTGAAAACTATCTTAA AAGACGCCAAAAGACTCATGTGCCCATGTTACAAGTATGGACTGCAGAGAAACCACATCCGCAAGAAGAG TATTTAGATTGCCTCTGGGCCCAGATTCAGAAATTGAAAAAGGATCGCTGGCAGGAGCGGCACATCCTAAGACCTTATCTTGCCTTTGACAGCATCCTGTGTGAAGCCCTGCAGCACAACCTGCCTCCATTCACACCGCCGCCTCACACTGAAGACTCGGTGTACCCGATGCCGAGGGTCATCTTCAGAATGTTTGATTACACAGATGATCCTGAG GGTCCTGTAATGCCAGGGAGTCATTCAGTGGAAAGATTTGTAATAGAAGAGAATCTTCACTGCATCATTAAGTCCCattggaaggaaaggaagacttG TGCTGCACAGCTAGTGAGTTATCCTGGGAAGAACAAGATCCCCTTGAATTACCACATAGTTGAG GTGATCTTTGCAGAGCTGTTTCAACTTCCGGCACCGCCTCATATCGATGTGATGTACACGACACTTCTCATTGAACTGTGCAAACTTCAGCCTGGCTCTCTACCCCAAGTT CTTGCACAGGCAACTGAAATGTTATATATGCGTTTGGACACAATGAATACTACATGTGTAGACAG GTTTATTAATTGGTTTTCCCATCATCTAAGTAACTTCCAATTCCGTTGGAGCTGGGAAGATTG GTCAGATTGTCTTACTCAAGATCCAGAAAGTCCCAAACCAAAGTTTGTAAGAGAAGTTCTAGAAAAATGTATGAG GTTGTCTTACCATCAGCGTATATTAGATTTTGTCCCTCCTACCTTCTCAGCTCTATGTCCTGCAAACCCAACCTGCATTTACAAATATGGAGATGAAAGTAGCA ACTCTCTTCCTGGACATTCAGTTGCCCTCTGTTTAGCTGTTGCCTTTAAAAGTAAAGCAACCAATGATGAAATCTTCAGCATTCTGAAAGACGTCCCTAATCCTAATcaggatgatgatgatg ATGAAGGATTCAGCTTTAACCCACTGAAAATAGAAGTCTTTGTACAGACTCTGCTACACTTAGCAGCCAAGTCATTCAGCCACTCCTTCAGTGCTCTTGCGAA GTTTCATGAAGTCTTCAAAACCCTAGCTGAAAGTGATGAAGGAAAATTACATGTTCTAAGAGTCATGTTTGAGGTCTGGCGGAACCATCCACAG ATGATTGCTGTACTAGTAGATAAGATGATTCGTACACAGATTGTTGACTGTGCTGCAGTAGCAAATTGGATCTTCTCTTCAGAATTATCTCGTGACTTTACTAG ATTGTTTGTTTGGGAAATCTTGCACTCCACAATTCGCAAGATGAACAAACACGTTCTGAAGATCCAGAAAGAGCTAGAAGAGGCTAAAGAAAAACTCGCAAGACAACACAAACGG CGAAGTGATGATGATGACAGAAGCAGTGACAGGAAAGATGGGGCTCTTGAAGAACAAATAGAAAGACTGCAGGAAAAAGTGGAATCTGCTCAGAGTGAACAAAAGAATCTCTTCCTTGTCATATTTCAG CGTTTTATCATGATCCTGACTGAGCACTTAGTACGCTGTGAAACTGACGGGACCAGTGTGTTAACACCATGGTATAAGAACTGTATAGAGAggctccaacagatcttcctacAG
- the NCBP1 gene encoding nuclear cap-binding protein subunit 1 isoform X3: MCLRCGGIGTCMRFCRPCPGLERNCMKRKMQRWTESLPALKTILKDAKRLMCPCYKYGLQRNHIRKKSILCEALQHNLPPFTPPPHTEDSVYPMPRVIFRMFDYTDDPEGPVMPGSHSVERFVIEENLHCIIKSHWKERKTCAAQLVSYPGKNKIPLNYHIVEVIFAELFQLPAPPHIDVMYTTLLIELCKLQPGSLPQVLAQATEMLYMRLDTMNTTCVDRFINWFSHHLSNFQFRWSWEDWSDCLTQDPESPKPKFVREVLEKCMRLSYHQRILDFVPPTFSALCPANPTCIYKYGDESSNSLPGHSVALCLAVAFKSKATNDEIFSILKDVPNPNQDDDDDEGFSFNPLKIEVFVQTLLHLAAKSFSHSFSALAKFHEVFKTLAESDEGKLHVLRVMFEVWRNHPQMIAVLVDKMIRTQIVDCAAVANWIFSSELSRDFTRLFVWEILHSTIRKMNKHVLKIQKELEEAKEKLARQHKRRSDDDDRSSDRKDGALEEQIERLQEKVESAQSEQKNLFLVIFQRFIMILTEHLVRCETDGTSVLTPWYKNCIERLQQIFLQHHQIIQQYMVTLENLLFTAELDPHILAVFQQFCALQA; this comes from the exons ATGTGCCTCAG GTGCGGCGGGATTGGTACGTGTATGCGTTTCTGTCGTCCttgccctgggttggaaaggaaTTGTATGAAAAGAAAGATGCAGAGATGGACCGAATCTTTGCCAGCACTGAAAACTATCTTAA AAGACGCCAAAAGACTCATGTGCCCATGTTACAAGTATGGACTGCAGAGAAACCACATCCGCAAGAAGAG CATCCTGTGTGAAGCCCTGCAGCACAACCTGCCTCCATTCACACCGCCGCCTCACACTGAAGACTCGGTGTACCCGATGCCGAGGGTCATCTTCAGAATGTTTGATTACACAGATGATCCTGAG GGTCCTGTAATGCCAGGGAGTCATTCAGTGGAAAGATTTGTAATAGAAGAGAATCTTCACTGCATCATTAAGTCCCattggaaggaaaggaagacttG TGCTGCACAGCTAGTGAGTTATCCTGGGAAGAACAAGATCCCCTTGAATTACCACATAGTTGAG GTGATCTTTGCAGAGCTGTTTCAACTTCCGGCACCGCCTCATATCGATGTGATGTACACGACACTTCTCATTGAACTGTGCAAACTTCAGCCTGGCTCTCTACCCCAAGTT CTTGCACAGGCAACTGAAATGTTATATATGCGTTTGGACACAATGAATACTACATGTGTAGACAG GTTTATTAATTGGTTTTCCCATCATCTAAGTAACTTCCAATTCCGTTGGAGCTGGGAAGATTG GTCAGATTGTCTTACTCAAGATCCAGAAAGTCCCAAACCAAAGTTTGTAAGAGAAGTTCTAGAAAAATGTATGAG GTTGTCTTACCATCAGCGTATATTAGATTTTGTCCCTCCTACCTTCTCAGCTCTATGTCCTGCAAACCCAACCTGCATTTACAAATATGGAGATGAAAGTAGCA ACTCTCTTCCTGGACATTCAGTTGCCCTCTGTTTAGCTGTTGCCTTTAAAAGTAAAGCAACCAATGATGAAATCTTCAGCATTCTGAAAGACGTCCCTAATCCTAATcaggatgatgatgatg ATGAAGGATTCAGCTTTAACCCACTGAAAATAGAAGTCTTTGTACAGACTCTGCTACACTTAGCAGCCAAGTCATTCAGCCACTCCTTCAGTGCTCTTGCGAA GTTTCATGAAGTCTTCAAAACCCTAGCTGAAAGTGATGAAGGAAAATTACATGTTCTAAGAGTCATGTTTGAGGTCTGGCGGAACCATCCACAG ATGATTGCTGTACTAGTAGATAAGATGATTCGTACACAGATTGTTGACTGTGCTGCAGTAGCAAATTGGATCTTCTCTTCAGAATTATCTCGTGACTTTACTAG ATTGTTTGTTTGGGAAATCTTGCACTCCACAATTCGCAAGATGAACAAACACGTTCTGAAGATCCAGAAAGAGCTAGAAGAGGCTAAAGAAAAACTCGCAAGACAACACAAACGG CGAAGTGATGATGATGACAGAAGCAGTGACAGGAAAGATGGGGCTCTTGAAGAACAAATAGAAAGACTGCAGGAAAAAGTGGAATCTGCTCAGAGTGAACAAAAGAATCTCTTCCTTGTCATATTTCAG CGTTTTATCATGATCCTGACTGAGCACTTAGTACGCTGTGAAACTGACGGGACCAGTGTGTTAACACCATGGTATAAGAACTGTATAGAGAggctccaacagatcttcctacAG
- the NCBP1 gene encoding nuclear cap-binding protein subunit 1 isoform X2 — protein MIRQLKESLKSNNYNEAVYLVRFLSDLVNCHVIAAPSMVAMFENFVSVTQEEDVPQVRRDWYVYAFLSSLPWVGKELYEKKDAEMDRIFASTENYLKRRQKTHVPMLQVWTAEKPHPQEEYLDCLWAQIQKLKKDRWQERHILRPYLAFDSILCEALQHNLPPFTPPPHTEDSVYPMPRVIFRMFDYTDDPEGPVMPGSHSVERFVIEENLHCIIKSHWKERKTCAAQLVSYPGKNKIPLNYHIVEVIFAELFQLPAPPHIDVMYTTLLIELCKLQPGSLPQVLAQATEMLYMRLDTMNTTCVDRFINWFSHHLSNFQFRWSWEDWSDCLTQDPESPKPKFVREVLEKCMRLSYHQRILDFVPPTFSALCPANPTCIYKYGDESSNSLPGHSVALCLAVAFKSKATNDEIFSILKDVPNPNQDDDDDEGFSFNPLKIEVFVQTLLHLAAKSFSHSFSALAKFHEVFKTLAESDEGKLHVLRVMFEVWRNHPQMIAVLVDKMIRTQIVDCAAVANWIFSSELSRDFTRLFVWEILHSTIRKMNKHVLKIQKELEEAKEKLARQHKRRSDDDDRSSDRKDGALEEQIERLQEKVESAQSEQKNLFLVIFQRFIMILTEHLVRCETDGTSVLTPWYKNCIERLQQIFLQHHQIIQQYMVTLENLLFTAELDPHILAVFQQFCALQA, from the exons ATGATTCGCCAACTGAAAGAATCATTGAAATCAAACAATTATAATGAAGCTGTATATTTG GTCCGTTTTCTATCTGATCTTGTGAATTGTCATGTCATTGCTGCCCCATCAATGGTTgctatgtttgaaaattttgtaAGTGTAACTCAGGAAGAAGATGTGCCTCAG GTGCGGCGGGATTGGTACGTGTATGCGTTTCTGTCGTCCttgccctgggttggaaaggaaTTGTATGAAAAGAAAGATGCAGAGATGGACCGAATCTTTGCCAGCACTGAAAACTATCTTAA AAGACGCCAAAAGACTCATGTGCCCATGTTACAAGTATGGACTGCAGAGAAACCACATCCGCAAGAAGAG TATTTAGATTGCCTCTGGGCCCAGATTCAGAAATTGAAAAAGGATCGCTGGCAGGAGCGGCACATCCTAAGACCTTATCTTGCCTTTGACAGCATCCTGTGTGAAGCCCTGCAGCACAACCTGCCTCCATTCACACCGCCGCCTCACACTGAAGACTCGGTGTACCCGATGCCGAGGGTCATCTTCAGAATGTTTGATTACACAGATGATCCTGAG GGTCCTGTAATGCCAGGGAGTCATTCAGTGGAAAGATTTGTAATAGAAGAGAATCTTCACTGCATCATTAAGTCCCattggaaggaaaggaagacttG TGCTGCACAGCTAGTGAGTTATCCTGGGAAGAACAAGATCCCCTTGAATTACCACATAGTTGAG GTGATCTTTGCAGAGCTGTTTCAACTTCCGGCACCGCCTCATATCGATGTGATGTACACGACACTTCTCATTGAACTGTGCAAACTTCAGCCTGGCTCTCTACCCCAAGTT CTTGCACAGGCAACTGAAATGTTATATATGCGTTTGGACACAATGAATACTACATGTGTAGACAG GTTTATTAATTGGTTTTCCCATCATCTAAGTAACTTCCAATTCCGTTGGAGCTGGGAAGATTG GTCAGATTGTCTTACTCAAGATCCAGAAAGTCCCAAACCAAAGTTTGTAAGAGAAGTTCTAGAAAAATGTATGAG GTTGTCTTACCATCAGCGTATATTAGATTTTGTCCCTCCTACCTTCTCAGCTCTATGTCCTGCAAACCCAACCTGCATTTACAAATATGGAGATGAAAGTAGCA ACTCTCTTCCTGGACATTCAGTTGCCCTCTGTTTAGCTGTTGCCTTTAAAAGTAAAGCAACCAATGATGAAATCTTCAGCATTCTGAAAGACGTCCCTAATCCTAATcaggatgatgatgatg ATGAAGGATTCAGCTTTAACCCACTGAAAATAGAAGTCTTTGTACAGACTCTGCTACACTTAGCAGCCAAGTCATTCAGCCACTCCTTCAGTGCTCTTGCGAA GTTTCATGAAGTCTTCAAAACCCTAGCTGAAAGTGATGAAGGAAAATTACATGTTCTAAGAGTCATGTTTGAGGTCTGGCGGAACCATCCACAG ATGATTGCTGTACTAGTAGATAAGATGATTCGTACACAGATTGTTGACTGTGCTGCAGTAGCAAATTGGATCTTCTCTTCAGAATTATCTCGTGACTTTACTAG ATTGTTTGTTTGGGAAATCTTGCACTCCACAATTCGCAAGATGAACAAACACGTTCTGAAGATCCAGAAAGAGCTAGAAGAGGCTAAAGAAAAACTCGCAAGACAACACAAACGG CGAAGTGATGATGATGACAGAAGCAGTGACAGGAAAGATGGGGCTCTTGAAGAACAAATAGAAAGACTGCAGGAAAAAGTGGAATCTGCTCAGAGTGAACAAAAGAATCTCTTCCTTGTCATATTTCAG CGTTTTATCATGATCCTGACTGAGCACTTAGTACGCTGTGAAACTGACGGGACCAGTGTGTTAACACCATGGTATAAGAACTGTATAGAGAggctccaacagatcttcctacAG